One window of Branchiostoma lanceolatum isolate klBraLanc5 chromosome 6, klBraLanc5.hap2, whole genome shotgun sequence genomic DNA carries:
- the LOC136437576 gene encoding embryonic protein UVS.2-like: METVTKLKGMTVSEGELSVDPITSTSNKMSVSFTSDGSLTAKGFQIFYEAGCGLNERQCFDGSCIPNDNWCDGVNEDCPQAEDELDCKVCPIAAYVSFNGVCYKYFAEPKTYHEAKQTCMTDRALLAMPKNRATNSFINGLGDPGCGFTLTAPPEGTLTSPNYPNDYGNNENCTWTITVPEGRFVRLTLDSFNAEDGIDILTIYDGHSDSDPQLQSLTGDLSVVTIDPIISTTNKMFVRFTSDESLTAQGFRFSYRDFRCGLTLTAPPGGTVTSPNYPNDYGNNETCEWTIIVSEGQHVRLTFDSFNIEDRLDILTIYDGDSDRNQGKDCYRRY; the protein is encoded by the exons ATGGAGACAGTGACAAAACTCAAAGGAATGACTGTTTCAGAAG GCGAATTGTCAGTCGACCCCATCACCAGTACATCTAACAAGATGTCCGTGAGCTTTACATCGGACGGAAGTTTAACGGCTAAGGGGTTCCAGATCTTTTACGAAG CTGGCTGCGGGCTAAATGAACGCCAGTGTTTTGACGGCTCTTGCATCCCTAATGACAATTGGTGCGATGGAGTGAATGAAGACTGTCCGCAAGCAGAGGATGAGTTGGACTGCAAGG TATGTCCAATAGCAGCCTACGTCAGTTTTAATGGAGTTTGCTACAAGTACTTTGCTGAACCAAAGACTTACCATGAGGCCAAACAGACGTGTATGACAGACAGGGCACTGTTGGCTATGCCTAAAAACAGAGCGACGAACTCTTTCATCAACGGTCTTGGAG ACCCAGGATGTGGATTTACCCTGACGGCTCCTCCAGAAGGTACTTTGACATCACCAAACTATCCAAATGACTACGGCAACAATGAGAATTGTACgtggacgatcaccgtgccaGAAGGACGATTCGTTCGTCTCACGCTCGACAGCTTCAATGCCGAGGACGGTATTGACATATTGACCATCTACGATGGACACAGCGATAGTGATCCACAGTTGCAGAG CTTAACAGGTGACTTGTCAGTCGTGACAATCGACCCCATCATCAGTACAACCAACAAGATGTTCGTGAGGTTTACATCAGACGAAAGTTTAACGGCTCAGGGGTTTCGGTTCTCTTACAGAG ACTTTAGATGTGGACTTACCCTGACGGCACCCCCAGGAGGTACTGTGACttcaccgaactatcccaatGACTACGGCAACAATGAGacctgtgagtggacgatcatcGTGTCAGAAGGGCAACATGTTCGTCTCACGTTTGACAGCTTCAACATCGAGGACCGTTTGGACATTTTGACCATCTACGATGGAGACAGTGACAGAAATCAAGGGAAGGACTGTTACAGAAGGTACTGA